In Mixophyes fleayi isolate aMixFle1 chromosome 4, aMixFle1.hap1, whole genome shotgun sequence, the following proteins share a genomic window:
- the LOC142150867 gene encoding histone H4-like gives MSGRGKGGKGLGKGGAKRHRKVLRDNIQGITKPAIRRLARRGGVKRIFGLIYEETRGVLKVFLENVIRDAVTYTEHAKRKTVTAMDVVYALKRQGRTLYGFGG, from the coding sequence ATGTCTGGACGCGGTAAAGGAGGCAAGGGGCTCGGGAAAGGCGGTGCTAAGAGGCACAGGAAGGTGCTCCGTGATAACATCCAGGGcatcactaaaccagctatccgtCGTTTAGCTCGTAGGGGAGGTGTGAAGCGCATCTTTGGGCTCATCTACGAGGAGACCCGCGGTGTCCTGAAGGTCTTCCTGGAGAATGTGATCCGTGATGCCGTCACTTACACAGAGCACGCAAAGAGAAAGACTGTCACAGCCATGGATGTCGTGTATGCCCTGAAACGTCAGGGTCGCACTCTGTACGGGTTTGGAGGTTAA
- the LOC142150278 gene encoding histone H2A type 1-like, whose translation MSGRGKQGGKTRAKAKTRSSRAGLQFPVGRVHRLLRKGNYAERVGAGAPVYLAAVLEYLTAEILELAGNAARDNKKTRIIPRHLQLAVRNDEELNKLLGGVTIAQGGVLPNIQAVLLPKKTESHKAAKSK comes from the coding sequence ATGTCTGGTAGAGGCAAACAAGGCGGAAAGACCCGGGCTAAGGCCAAGACTCGCTCATCTCGGGCTGGGCTTCAGTTTCCAGTTGGACGTGTTCACCGTCTTTTGAGAAAGGGTAATTATGCCGAGCGTGTGGGAGCCGGAGCTCCTGTCTATCTGGCCGCCGTGCTCGAGTACCTAACGGCTGAGATTCTGGAGTTGGCAGGAAATGCCgcccgtgataacaagaagacccgcatcatcccccgccacctgcaGCTGGCTGTGCGCAACGATGAAGAGCTAAACAAGCTGCTCGGAGGGGTGACGATCGCCCAGGGAGgcgtcctgcccaacatccaggccgtgctgctgcccaagaagaccgagagccacaaggcagctaagagcaagtga
- the LOC142150276 gene encoding histone H1-like, with product MSEPVPAAAPAPPAEAPAKSKRPKKAASAGSMKSSKASGPSVSEQIVKVAAASKERNGISLAAVKKALAAGGYDVEKNNSRLKLAIKSLVTKETLIQVKGSGASGSFKLNKKQLDSKDKAVKKAAVAKAKKVSKSPKKAPSASKSPKKAKKPAVAKKAAKSPKKPKVAVKSKKVAKSPAKKAAKPKVTKSPAKKAAKPKVAKKAAKPKVTKSPAKKAAKPKKTAPKKK from the coding sequence ATGTCTGAGCCAGTCCCAGCCGCAGCGCCTGCTCCTCCAGCAGAGGCCCCCGCCAAGAGTAAGCGGCCCAAGAAAGCAGCTTCAGCAGGATCCATGAAGAGCAGCAAAGCGTCCGGTCCCAGCGTGTCTGAGCAGATTGTAAAGGTGGCAGCTGCATCCAAGGAGCGTAATGGGATTTCCCTGGCCGCTGTGAAGAAAGCTCTGGCTGCCGGAGGATACGATGTGGAGAAGAACAACAGCCGCCTGAAGTTGGCGATCAAGAGCTTGGTGACCAAAGAAACCCTCATCCAGGTGAAAGGCAGCGGTGCCTCCGGCTCCTTTAAGCTGAACAAGAAACAGTTGGACAGCAAGGACAAGGCGGTGAAGAAGGCAGCAGTGGCCAAAGCCAAGAAAGTATCCAAGTCCCCCAAGAAGGCTCCGAGCGCATCCAAGAGCCCTAAAAAGGCGAAAAAACCGGCAGTTGCCAAGAAGGCTGCAAAAAGCCCAAAGAAGCCAAAAGTCGCTGTGAAATCCAAGAAGGTGGCCAAGAGCCCGGCCAAGAAGGCAGCGAAGCCTAAAGTGACCAAGAGCCCGGCCAAGAAGGCGGCTAAGCCTAAAGTGGCCAAGAAGGCAGCGAAGCCTAAAGTGaccaagagcccggctaagaaAGCAGCGAAGCCCAAGAAGACAGCTCCTAAGAAGAAGTAA
- the LOC142150279 gene encoding histone H2B 1.1-like: MPEPAKSAPAAKKGSKKAVTKTQKKDGKKRRKTRKESYAIYVYKVLKQVHPDTGISSKAMGIMNSFVNDIFERIAGEASRLAHYNKRSTITSREIQTAVRLLLPGELAKHAVSEGTKAVTKYTSAK, from the coding sequence ATGCCTGAACCAGCCAAGTCTGCACCTGCGGCCAAAAAGGGCTCCAAGAAAGCCGTgaccaagacccagaagaaagatgggaagaagcgtagaaagaccaggaaggagagttatgctatctacgtgtacaaggtgctgaagcaggtccaccctgataccggcatctcctccaaggccatgggtatcatgaactcctttgttaatgacatttttgagCGCATCGCAGGCGAAGCCTCCcgcctggctcactacaacaagcgctccaccatcacctcccgGGAGATCCAGACCGCTGTGCGTCTACTGCTGCCCGGTGAGCTGGCAAAGCACGCCGTGTCTGAGGGCACCAAGGCCGTCACCAAGTACACCAGCGCCAAGTAA
- the LOC142150277 gene encoding histone H3 — MARTKQTARKSTGGKAPRKQLATKAARKSAPATGGVKKPHRYRPGTVALREIRRYQKSTELLIRKLPFQRLVREIAQDFKTDLRFQSSAVMALQEASEAYLVGLFEDTNLCAIHAKRVTIMPKDIQLARRIRGERA, encoded by the coding sequence ATGGCCAGGACCAAGCAGACCGCTCGTAAGTCCACCGGTGGGAAAGCTCCCCGCAAGCAGCTGGCAACTAAAGCCGCCCGGAAGAGCGCCCCAGCTACCGGTGGTGTGAAGAAACCTCACCGTTACCGGCCAGGCACCGTCGCTCTGAGGGAGATCCGCCGCTACCAGAAGTCCACTGAGCTGTTGATCCGCAAGCTGCCCTTCCAGCGCTTGGTGCGGGAGATCGCCCAGGACTTCAAGACCGACCTGCGCTTCCAGAGCTCGGCTGTCATGGCTCTGCAAGAGGCCAGCGAGGCTTATCTGGTGGGGCTCTTCGAGGACACCAACCTGTGCGCCATCCACGCTAAGAGGGTGACCATCATGCCCAAAGACATCCAGCTGGCCCGCAGGATCCGAGGGGAGAGGGCATAA
- the LOC142150281 gene encoding histone H2A type 1-like: MSGRGKQGGKTRAKAKTRSSRAGLQFPVGRVHRLLRKGNYAHRVGAGAPVYLAAVLEYLTAEILELAGNAARDNKKTRIIPRHLQLAVRNDEELNKLLGGVTIAQGGVLPNIQAVLLPKKTESHKAAKSK, encoded by the coding sequence ATGTCTGGTAGAGGCAAACAAGGCGGTAAGACCCGGGCTAAGGCCAAGACTCGCTCATCTCGGGCCGGTCTTCAGTTTCCTGTTGGCCGTGTTCACCGTCTTTTGAGGAAGGGGAACTATGCTCATCGTGTGGGAGCCGGAGCTCCTGTCTATCTGGCCGCCGTGCTCGAGTACCTGACGGCTGAGATTCTGGAGTTGGCTGGAAATGCCgcccgtgataacaagaagacccgtatcatcccccgccacctgcaGCTGGCTGTGCGCAACGATGAAGAGCTAAACAAGCTGCTCGGTGGGGTGACGATCGCCCAGGGAGgcgtcctgcccaacatccaggccgtgctgctgcccaagaagaccgagagccacaaggcagctaagagcaagtga
- the LOC142150865 gene encoding histone H4 yields MSGRGKGGKGLGKGGAKRHRKVLRDNIQGITKPAIRRLARRGGVKRISGLIYEETRGVLKVFLENVIRDAVTYTEHAKRKTVTAMDVVYALKRQGRTLYGFGG; encoded by the coding sequence ATGTCTGGACGCGGTAAAGGAGGCAAGGGGCTCGGGAAAGGCGGTGCtaagaggcacaggaaggttcTCCGTGATAACATCCAGGGcatcactaaaccagctatccgtCGTTTAGCTCGTAGGGGAGGTGTGAAGCGCATCTCTGGGCTCATCTACGAGGAAACCCGCGGTGTCTTGAAGGTCTTCCTGGAGAATGTGATCCGTGATGCCGTCACTTACACAGAGCACGCAAAGAGAAAGACTGTCACAGCCATGGATGTCGTGTATGCCCTGAAACGTCAGGGTCGCACTCTGTACGGATTcggaggctaa